ATTGATCTGACTACTGAATACTACTACTCCATTTCATACTGTACTGTCCATATAGATTAGTAGTATAGGAGTAGTTGGGGACGACCACGTGGCCATATCAACGGTCTTGATCCGATGGAGACTTCAGACTTGTAATAGCTGAGAACACACACCACACCAGCGATGATACGAATATACGATAGTGATGTCCTGGTGAAAACTGCATAAAAAGTTGGCTAGACTTAACAAAAAGTTAATTAATCTTCTTTCTCtatcaaaaaaaatgaaaattactTTACACGCTTACGACTTTGTCAGTCCTGACTTGGAAGATCTCCTTTTGACATTGTTTTCAGATTAATGATGTTTGGACTTTCATTGTTCaattaatgatggattaattttCCTCAAAGAAAAAATgatggattgtttttttttaaaaaaatactacgaGCCAGAGCGAAAACCACATTTGTTCCCTTCACTGTCGCTGACTGTCTGCAGGTAGCACAGTGGAATTGTTGCCGTTGACCAAACTCTTAACTGCCTCTGACACTAAATCTAATTTACTaaactccctccgtttcaaatcaGTACTTATCATTTTAGATTTGTCTGaataaaaaatatctaaaatCACTAGTTTTTATAAAGAATCATATAGTTTAATAACATGTGAATTATATGTTATAAAAACTCCCCCTAAGATGAATCTAAAAACATAAACATGATGtcaaactttgtttttttaagaaaaggtTTAAGGAACATGATCATAAatctaaaacgataaataatttaaaacagaAAGTATTTGTTGTCCCTTGTCCATTAGCTCTGCTTATTGTCACTTTTACGACAATCTCACAACATATATGATACCCAAATTGGAGTTGCTGTCAAAGTGGCATCACATTTgagttataaaaaattaaaaacaagttGCTGTTGACTGGAGTTAGTAACAGAAGTAACAACACATTATTGGTAGAAAGTCCCTAATTTTCCTTTCCTTGGGTCATATCCTCTGAATCTGAAAAGGAAATACACGAGCCTTAAAATGGACAGTTTGACACATAAACAAAGACataaatcaaatcaaataaatacaaaaaaatgaaaaagaaatgtgaaaaatggagagagagagagagagagagagagagagagagagagagagagagagagagagagagagagagagagagagagaaagaaatccGGTCAACTTTCGCCTGCTCCCTCTCAAGTCGCCGCTACGTCCGCACTGGTGCAACTAAGCCAAGCCACTCTCTGACTCGATcgcctctcgaaaggaaaccaATCTGATCGAGAAGAAGaagccgccacgccacgccacgccacgccgcgccgcgccgcgccatgcCGCTCGCCTGCTTCGccgcacgcggcggcgggggcgcgggcgcctcgtcgtcgtcgtccccggcgccggccgcgtcggcgACGTCGGTGTACTGGACGCACCTCGGCACCGTCACCCTGACGTGGTCGCGCGGGCAGCTCGGGCTCGTCCTCGCCGCGGAGCTCCACCTCGCCGGGGagggcgccgcgcccgcgctgcGGTTCTTGCTCCGGCCGTTGctcccgtggcggcggcgagggtgcaagaggttcgccggcggcgggcacgCCGTCGCGTTCACGTGGGACATGTCCcgcgcccgcctcgccggacGGCGGCCGGAGCCCGTGGCGAGGTATTCCCTGCATGTGTGCGTCGACGGGGAGCTCGTGCTGGCGGCGGGCGACCTCGCGCTGCTCGCCCCGTCCGCCGGGTTCCTCCTCACCCGCCGCGAGaacgcggtcgccgccggcggcggcgaggcgtacgccaccaccgtcgccgtcgcggggGGGAGGCACGAGGTGTCGATCGCGGTGGAGGACGCCGTCATGTGGGTTGCCATCGACGGCGAGAAGGCGCTCCAGGTGCGGCGGCTCCGGTGGAAGTTCCGCGGCAGCGAGAGGCTCGACCTCCCGCGCGGCCGCGTCCGCGTCTCGTGGGACCTCCACGGCTGGCtcttcgccgccgacgccgtcgcggtGTTCGTCCTCCGGTTCGAGACGGCCGACGTCGCGGACACCTCCAAGATCGACATGGAACGTGACGCCGGCATGCTCGCGCTAAGGCAGAGCTCTTTCAACAGgaagcaccaccaccacggcggcggcggcggcgccgccgccgagagctGGTGCAGCAGCGACAGCGACAGGAGAGGGTGGAGGAGGGGGCCGTTCAGGTCGGGGTCGgactcgtcgccggcggtgtcggtggcgtcgacgtcggcggcgtcgtcggccgggagcatggcgacggtggccgaCTGGGccacggcggaggaggcggcgatgaacgacggcggcggcttctctCTCGTCGTGCACCTCTGGAAGACGAAGAAGAGGAGGTAATTAATGGCCATGCATCCATGGCGTCCATGGCGTTGGTGCATTGCGTTGGATTGtatggaaaaaaattatatgttattttttgcttgtgaatttgtgattggTAATTCATGATTGCCGCATTCGCGTGCAAGATGATGAGAAAAATTTTGTGTGGATAATCAAGTGAGAAAATTCGTGggtacaagtttttttttttttgtattcaAATATTCTTGCTTGAATTTGTCCAGAGAGCAGGAGGATTTTGCAGTCATTTTTGTTTCATTGTTTGTGAAGCAAAAGATAATATCTTGTACAACTTCCCTTCTAAACCAAATTGCTATACATGTGTGAATACATTTTTGTTTAGAGATTTAGGTTGAAATTTCTAACATTTAGATTGACTCCAACTCTCCGAGATTTGTATCCCAACATTTTGTTTTCTCCATCTCTAATGACTCCGGCAAGGCAACAACCATTGACCAATATATTTTTGGGTTAGGGTGATAGTGGAAAGACGGTGGGATGATCAGTTAATTATCTCAGACTCCTTTGGAACAaaggtttaatttttttttaaaaaaaacgcagGATGAGTATCTTTTGGAAGATTTTCTTATATGctcctttggaacaaaggaatGTACCCTTTGAAATTTGAATGAAATGACCAGATTCATGAAAATTTGGAAGGAAATCTAACATGAGCTAAACTTTTGGAAAATTTTCCTTTGTGTTGTTTTGTCTCCAAATTCATAtaaaagcatccaaacaacaTGGTTGAACAATTTCCGAATTTTTATATTCCTTAAGATTCCACATGACTATATTTCTCGCATTTCATGTGCTTTTTCAATTCCTACCTCCCAAAGAACATTCATTTTAATTTTAGTGGCAATCTCATAAATTCACTCCACAAAACCACTATTGAGAATTGCAGGTCTCATTTGAAATGCACGATTTAGGCTCGTTTCCTTTATGAGTATACCTCggtttttaaattgttaaatgatACATTTCGCATTATAACTTTCTGTATATAAGGCCTgatttagttcccaaattttttttccaaaaacgtcAGATttaatctttggacatatgtatgaagcattaaatatagataaaagcaaaaactaattacacagtttgcatgaaaatcgcgagacgaatcttttgagcctaattagtccatgattagccataagcgttacagtaacccacatgtgctaatggcggcttaattaggctcaaaagattcgtctcgcggtttccagacgagttatgaaattagtttttttatttgtgtccgaaaacctcttccgacatccgatcaaacgtccgatgtgacacccaaaaaattttttttcgccaactaaacaaggcctaagttgCTTAAGAATATCATAcgaatccatttttcaaatcaataataattaaaactcaattaatcatgggCTAATgtcctttttttatatattttttttgcccTAACTTCGATCAATCAATCTTCAGTAGAAACCAGCACACCTTAACAAGAGTTTCTTTTTAGCCGTTGTTCAATTTCCCTATAATTTCTGCAAAATTCATCAAATCCAAAGAGACCTCAAATTTTAAGGACGGCGGCGTTTGATTCCCCCACCCTTCACCGTCGCTTACCACTCTCCTCTAGCCGccggcgcctccgccgcggccgtggCCGCCGTCGGTCACTTCCATTGGCGACCACCCCTCGCGCATGGTTTCTTCCGCCTCTACCGccgctctcctccccctcccccgaaCACTCTGACGACGCCCAAAGCGCCACCCGACTCACCTCCTCCGCTGCGGCGGCAGGTGGAGCGAGACTACGACGTGGACGGCACCGACGGCGGTGGTCCGGCGCGACGCGCGACGTGCTCCTCCCACAGCATGCTCCTCGATGAGCTCGCGTGCGCGGGCGGGGGATGCGCACGAGGCGTTCGACGAAATGCTCGCGTCGGACAACTTCATGGTCATGGTCAAGCTGCACGTACGGGTGGATGTTGCAGTTcgacctcgcctcgcctcgcctgcaAGCTCATCCTGGagatcgggggggggggggggagcacgGGTTGGAGGCCGGCATTGCCATGAACTCAATGCTCATCACGGGGTTTGCCGGCTGTGGCGCATGCAGTGAAGGTCGCCGAGGCATGGGGCATCCTCAGACTGAATGCTGAATAAGTGATGTACACTTGCACGTCCAGTGTTAAATGCATATTGCCGCCATGGCCGTGACGGATCGGGCTAGTTGTCCTCCCAATGTTATCACCTACAACTCTGTTCAGAGCAGGTTTCAACAGTAGTAGAACCAGCGGTTGGAAGCACAGTATGCTCGCCTACAATACATATACCTTAATGGCCTCTGCAAGAAAGGTAGTGCAAAGGAAGTACTTGATCAGTTGGATGTTATGCTAAGTGAAAGGATTGGATCCCTCGGCTTTTACATCGAGTGTTCTTCCGAATTGCCTTCTCCATGACTGAGGGTTTCATATGCCTTGTGCTTGTTAGCGAGGGTCTGCAACTCTGCATACAACACTCTGATGAGCGGGCTGTTAGATATGGGCAAATGGCTGTTCTGAAGCTCTTGACCAAGTACATGATCGACAAAAGTATCGTCCAATCGCAAAGACATTCAACATTTTTATTCATAGTCTTTGGCTCTTTGCATTAGGGAGAAAGTCTTCCATAACCAAGAGCCTGGTCCATGGTCAAGGTTTTACTAATGTTGTGGCATACATTATCCTCATTGATTGGCTTTGCTGCCTTAGAAAACTTAATGAGTTGAAGTACCTAATTTCGTGCACGACAGCGCAGGATATTGCTCCAGAATCCAGATGAAGTCACTCAGATACATTATTGGTTGATGAGATTATGCAGAGATGGAAAATTTGACAAGGatacttatatttttatgaaatcaCTTAAAGTGGATTTCCAATGGATCTTCTGGCTTGTTTAGAGTGGTGAATAATATAGAGATTCACCGTGTATTTGAAGGAAATGGTGTACTCTCTGATTGCCATATGTTCGACTTTATAATCAAGTCATTCTATAGGGCTGGTTTTTGTCACAAACGAGACATTTTTAAACTTAACCTTATACTGGATACATTGCCAAACAAATAACCTAATACTTGTGGATTGCCGAAGGTAGCAGGTTCATGATTGCAGATTTGCTGGCAAGATTACAACTTGTAAGTTACTTTTGCTTTCCAATTATTTTGTCAGTAAAACTCGACCTTCCAGATGACAATGACAATAATCCCTCCATTTATTGCTTATCCTAGATGTCTAGATCGCAGTCAGTCAACGTTGTGAAAGATTGACCACTAATATGCATAAAGGTAGTTTGATTTGTTATATGGAAGGGAAATCCCTTGGTGCCTAAGGGAACCGGCACTTCAATCAGCAAACCCACCATCATTCTCTTTGAATGTTTATCAGCAATCTATTCTTTTCTTCCACTTAATATTACCAAATTCCTTTGGATTTCAGGTTGCCACTTTTCCAGCTGCTCATGTCTTTCTATGGAAAGAAGCATCGAGTCCCAAAACCAAAGTGATGTGTCAATATcaagcaagccatgggaattcaGGTTAACCTTGCTTTATTTCTTTAAGGTGCCAGTTCAGCCATATTCAGGATTTCATATTCCATTCCTATTCGGCGGTTAATCATGTGATCACAATTTAATCACATCTTTAATTACTTTCTCCTGCCAGCTCCTCGCGCCGCCTCCCAGTTGCCCGCATTGATAATCATGGGCCTATGGTCAGGTTGGATTTGGACTCCCTGTTGGTTGTCCATACCAAGCATGGACCGCCAATAGACTTATGCCTGCTATAATATTTTGTCCCCTATAACAAATTAGCAGCTGCCGAAATTTACAGCATAATTTCAAAGTAAGTTGATTTTAGggtattttcaacgtagtttctttttaccATTGTCTTTTAAGTTGCTAAGAATacatgtataaaagttttacgtTGCTAATAAGCCGTGTGGCATATAATCGCTCTTGGCCAACTGATGGCTTTCTGTTCATATATTTCTTGTACTAAATGCTTAATAACTGAGCTATCCTGTCTAACTATTTGTTCTTAGATTGTAACTATCAGTCTCTTGAACTACTATTTGTTCCTAGATTAATTGTAGCTACCAGCTTCTTGAACAGGTCGATTTGCTACGTCCCACATGATGCCTGCACTTCATCTTTTGGATCTTCGGCGACTGCCTTGTTGTTGTCTATCCAAATACTTATACAGTATGCAACTTCTTCAAAAAGTGCAGCCAAGGTAATTTTTCTGTCCCTAACACCACAATATTGCTACTCTTGTTTGCTGGACACCCTACCAAACGGAAAGTCAGATTATATCTGGTGATATCGGAAATTGGAGCCATCTTTGACATAGTTGCCCACAGTTTCTCTTTACAAGGAAAAGGAGTTGTTGTCTAAGGATCCAGTACTGTTTGTGTATTAGTATAAAAAATACAACTTCAGCGCTCGAGATATAGGAGTCAAATCCGTACTCAAGAATCTGATATCTCGATGCTAAACGCAAAATGAAAttctaaatttgaaaaatgccaataaccaaaatattttttgtttcatAAGTTACAATCTCGGTATCTCCATTCTCAAATAGTTGATGTCCTAAAGTATGCAGTGAAACCTCGGTATGTTTACCAACtattaaatgaaaaaaaaggactACAGTATGTATAAATGATTTTAATAGTTTTATCATGAAAAATAGTTTCATGTagttatattttaatttttttaataaatatatagttaaaTGAAGTGATGATGAACAGGCACCGAAGATTGTGTCAACATCCAAAACACAAACTAACAAAGATCAAATGTAGTAAATTTTAGGGTCACCTGATTTTGAGGTCCAGGTTTGTCTCCCACTCCAAACATGATATGGGCTTGATAACCTGACAGTACACGGCTACAGCATTGTTGAACCACAATTGCTACAGTGTTCGCTATAGGACTTATCCACTACAATTTGTTTGTGAACGGTGTTTTTTCCAGCTATCTGAACTGCTTTTGCTTTTCTGTCCAACAATCGTAGCGGTGGACACCAAAGTTCCCAGTTCTTGACTGGGGTACTGGCACGAGAGTTTATTGGAGTCTTAACCAAGGTCTTATCccttctgtcaaaaaaaaaaaatcctaccaTAAACTTGGATAAGTTCAGGGTGCATTCAGATGGAGGGGTTGTGATCTTCCACGTGCATGCAAAATAGAGTGACtcattaatatatgattaattaatctcagaaaaaacttgaaaaaaaatatttatatgatttttaagaaacttttgtatagatatttctttttttttaaaaaaaaaccatgtaGCGGTTCGGAAGATGTGCTAACCGGAGTAAAAGAATGATAACTTTACTTTAGAAAGTCcgaaaatatataattttttgaacGGATGGTTTCCATGACAGCCGAACtcaggacgaagggagtacatgaGAGCCAGACTCAGCATGAAATCTAACCAGAGTTTCCCAAACcgtcggtaaccgcgcggttactgTGGTTACTGGCCTTAccgcggggtacggtaatagaaataccacggtaacctccttaaattcaaataaatttaaaaaataatttgaatttttgataaattttgcgtggtttcgtacggtttttcacggttaccgcgcgataactgtgcttaccgccggggcgtgGTAACCCTGGCCTcgacggtttgggaaaccctgaaTCTAACACGTGAAGACCATAGCAATAGACCAGAACAGAGAACTAACGCTCTTATTGCTTGGCAGAGAAACTAGAGTTTTTTtcgggtattttttttaaattaataaagatatatataaattataaattattaaaactcttattttatttataaattattttttatagctAATAAACTGTTACAGTTTATAATCGACATAACCGAAACTGCTGTGGGGAATGGACATATGGTCTAAACATTAATTGTTTATATAGATAGTTATTTGAAAGAAATAGCAGTATATATTTGTGATGATAAATTATTTTAGACTTTTTAGACATTATATGTATTGAGAAGTAAGCGACTAAGCAGGAATATTTGGTTTCAAGTCACACTTTGTTATGTCTAAGGTTAGGTAAATTTGATCAACTTGATAGATGTTCGGTTGTAACTATAGTTGTGGCAAGATTCCTTTATAATAAATTGGGtttcatgtgctaatgactaAAAGTATGACAAGATTCCCTCAACCTTTGTAAATTGTGTCTAAAAAGTTGATCGCCTCATCTTAGATAAAGTGTGGTAATTTTTATTGACAAATGATGCCTAGCAAAATATTGTTGGGAACCAAACAGCCAAATGCTAGCGTCTATATGATCACTTGGAGATTATAGACAACGCAAGCAGGACTGCGATAATAGACTGCACTGGATCTCAATTGATCGTGCAGTGTACTATTACAGATCGAGCACACGTAAGAGCAAGAATCATAATATAACCAGGCTGAATGTATAGATCTTTATAGCCTATCTCTCAGCCGAGTGGTTAGCTCTTTATGATTCATCTGTTTGTCTCATAAATTTTCTTGGTTTATGTGCCTAAGCCGGCTGTaaccttagagcaggtacaatagcagactattagctagctataaacatattttaatgagatataTCTCTCAGCCGAGTGGTTAGCTCTTCATGATTCATCTGTTTGTCTCACAAATTTTCTTGGTTCATATGCCTAAGCCGTCTGTAACCTTAgaacaggtacaatagcagactattagccagctataaacatattttaatgagataaaagatgagagagaagagcagtgggctacatatctatagccagctgtagcacggactttaagacgcaatgtgtgtatgacatgtgggaccatatattaatagtatagtaagcaactattgtatgaattagctattagattgattatagatgaattaaagctagtagtgggctatactattaaacttgctcttacagcATGTTTCTCATATCTCTCCTTTACCCTCTCTCATCCATCTCAACTTTCTGCTTTCTCACAGCTCTTATACCTGTTCTAAGCTGCAACCCTTGAGAAAAGCCACGTTGGTGGGTGGGCCAGGTGCAGAATTATTGCCCGCAGGAATTAGTTGGGAGGTGTGCAGTGCACTAGCACTGCAAAATGCAACCCCACTCGCCATAAAattctgcccccccccccccccctctctctactCTTCCGTTGCATGGGTGCACTGCACGTTCCATGATTTCACTCAACCAAACCTTTGCCCCCAAATAATTCCAGCGGCCGGCAGGGAGACAGCCGGAGAAAGGCACTGTCCATTGTCCACTGCACCTTTTTCTCTCCCATAGCCCAGTTCCAGCTACTACCACGCCCAGTGCCAGGCCACCCTACTCACCTGAACATATATCTGCAGCTCCAGAGATACATACAAGTCCCAAGTTTAGGGTCCTATTTGGATGGGGGACTAATTTCAGCCCCTCACAAAAATTATAGGTGGTATTTAGAttcagggactaaactttaatccccgtcacatcgaatatttgacactaatttggagtattaaacatagactaattacaaaactaattgcataaatgagagctaattcgtgagataatttttttaagcctaattaatctataattagcacatgtttactgtagcatcacataggttaatcatggattaattaggctcaatagattcgtctcgcaaattagcaaGGTTATAGATTCATTAggctacgtttaatacttctaattagtgtccaaacatcaaatgtgaactttagtccctgatccaaacatgcccttagtCCCGTGAGGGACTAAAGTCCCTCCCATCCAAACAACCCCTTTATTTCCAACACGTTTATAATTTCTTCTTGAAAAATGTTCGTAGTAATGCTCTCACTccaagtctttttttttatatctgCAGCTCCAAGCAAATTGATCCCAAACTTGATCTAGGAAGTTGTCGTTAAGGGATGTTCTAATCAGTTACGAGTACTAtgtcgttccaaaatataacaatctaaTATCCGATGAGACATATCCCTTTCAGAGCTGATTTGGGAAGCTATCGTTAAGGGATGCTCTAatgattttaaaaactttttttgaaccttctaaatttttattttgtttaaaaTAAACACTCCAAAACCAAATCTGGTCTTTTGGTCACGCTAGTTAAGATTGGCACGCCCATTGCTAGCAGCGTCCACGTCAGGCGGGATGGTTGATCAAAAGGTtcccattttaaaaaaaaaatttggaagagtttattttaaaaataaaaagttaaaaagttgAAAGATAATTAAAAATTCTGTTCTAACCAGCTTATGCGGATAATATGGATTATACATGTGACACTTCCAAATTTACGAATCCTCAATAATTTGAACCCCGACGGCTAGAAGTAACAAATTCAATAGAAGTATTATTCATCAGAGAATTTATTGAGGATTTTCGTGAAACTGAACAATTCACATGAAACACCAAGAATATTCATGTGTCCCACTAAGGAAGCCCTCATGTCAGCTCTAACAGCTAACAATGTTCTATCACTTATCCATGTACACTTTATTTCTAATGTTTaacatattactccctccatattttaatgtatgataccgttgacttttcgaccaacgtttgactattcgtttcatttaaaatttttgtacaaatataaaaatatttatgtcatgctcaaagaacatttgatgacgaatcaagtcataataaaataaataataattacataaattttttgaataagacgaataatcaaacgttggacaaaaagtcaacggtgtcatacattaaaatatggagatagtacttaatttgtttaaaaaaaccaAGAATATTCCTGTGTCCGAAGGGGTTCGGAAGTCAAATGATTTTCACTTAGAATCGTGGACTTTCTGCTAAACTAAAAATGCGATGCGAGCTTTGATATGTGCACCTATTTTgcgtttctccagtagtggacAATGGTTGTCAATATTTTGACCATGCATGGCCGCCCGGATTCTGTTTCGGTCCGCCACCGACGTCGTCTCAGCCGTCAACGCCCATTTGCGGTCGCGCCGGTCCACGGCGAGCAAGAACACGGTACACCAACGCGGCATCATAGAAAAttactttttttccctttttatagACTTGtaagtaaaatttaaaattgcaTGCCATATATCACATATcactttattttattattttttaaaaaatattttgagatATTCTACTTCATCGGTCCCATTTTAAATGCAGTTGTAGATTTCCGTGTCTAAcatttgacctttcgtcttatttaaaattttttataattaatattctgataaaacatgaatagtacattGTGAttggcttttttttaaaaaatataatttttttaaataagacgaacggtcgaaTGTTGGATACGAAAAATCACAACTACACTTAAAATAGAATAGAGAGAGTACACAATTAGAAAAATAAGAAGACATCAGACAAATAGAGTTTTAAGAAATATACGGATTTCACACCGttcttttctataaaaaaagttACTTTGAAGTTTAAACCCTAGAGATGATAAGATAGATATACCCATGAATGAATTAGCAAAGCACATAttctttctctccttttctttttgttggtaACTCATATATTCTTTCTCAGCATCAGCATTCGCAACTTTCGGTGTCTGCATCGTAGGCCGGTGGTTAAAtccaaagaaaagaagaggaataTATTCCTATTGCATCACTCGCCCTAACAATGCACGTCGTTGATTTCGACGTAAAATTGTGCTCGTAGTAAAAGCCAAAATTCACTTCACTAATCCGGCAAACTGACTGAGATTAGATGAACGCTCGAGCTAATTATTAATAAGAGCCTAATTAACCAACCAGAGGGCACTGGCACTAGCAAATCTCGGATTAATTTTAATCTTAAGTTTATGCACAAAGGTTTTTTTTACCGAGTACAAAAAGATGAGATGAAACTGTAAAAAGTAAAGGAATGGCGCGGTTACGTGGCGGTGGTAAACGCCGGGGGAGCGGGCggtgtcggcgacggcgaggtcgagagcggccgcggcgtcacgttcttgccgccgccgccgccgccgccgccgccgacggagagGGAGCGGAAGAACGTCttgggccgcggcggcgcggcggcgtccgcgccCTGGCGAGCGGAGCGGCTGCGGATGCTGGCCTTCCCGccgggggcggtggcggtggccggggGGTCCCCCTTGCGCCGCACCGCGGCGCCGTTGCCCGGGATGACGCAGGTGAAGACGACCCCGATCTTGGCGAGGCGGTTGACCCAGCGCGGGATGCGggcgcggacgaggcggcggcacgcggcgtCGCAGAAGTGGTTGCAGTTGCGGGAGACGAGGTTGTAGGCGTCGCCGGGGAAGTCCGCGGCGAGGTCCGCCATGACCGCGCGCACCTCGGCGCGCGTCAGCTCCGTCGTCCCCACCAGGATCGCCTCCCGGAAGGCGTACCCCGGGCACctcctcggcgccacctcgaAGATCCCGCTCCCCGCCCCGTCGTGCGCCCCGTACGCGTACTCCACCCCATGAACTGCAGCACACCACAGACATAGCACACCGGCGTGTCAGCGCCGTCGGTGGCGAACCAGGATCGAAGGCGAGGAAAGCAGAGCGTACATGCCTTGGACGCCGGAGTGGTAGACGCCGAGGCCGAGCCAGCGCGCGTAGCCGTTGGCGGGGGTGACGTCGTACACGTTGAGGTACaccggggacgacgacgacgacgacgacgcgccgcgAGGCAGCTGCTGCCTTGGGGCCCGGGgcgtggaggcggtggaggaggaggaggccggtgccagcgccggcgagggcgaggaggaggaggagaagggcgcCATTCGCGCGGCGCGCCGTGGGTGGGCGAGCGGGCgggcgcacgcacgcacgtcgCGCGCGTCGTTGTCGCGCCCCGCACCCGCGCCGCGCGGCGTCCTCGCGATGcccgtgtgtgtgtgtgtgtgtttttttccaGTAAGCGCTACGCTACTGCTGGATTTGTCTCGCGGCGCAGCCTGGCTTGGCTGGCTGGCcggacgagacgagacgagacgagcgGCTCTGGCTGTCTccacatttttatttttaattttgtgcgcgctttatttggatttttggaACGTGTAATAATTCCGCGCCGCAACCTAAAAAAATCCTAGGTCCAGTTCGGGACACGTGAATCTGAACTTTCCGTATATATGAAGCTAGTGTATGTGGAAAATGTTTTCCAGATGTGCGGGTCGCTTCATTTATACTAGTATATCGTTGGCTTGTTGGAAGGAGGAAATTTTTGTATAAGGCGTTTTGATTGGTAGAAAATTTTACAGAAGAAAAAATTTTAAGAAC
The Oryza sativa Japonica Group chromosome 6, ASM3414082v1 DNA segment above includes these coding regions:
- the LOC107277189 gene encoding uncharacterized protein — protein: MPLACFAARGGGGAGASSSSSPAPAASATSVYWTHLGTVTLTWSRGQLGLVLAAELHLAGEGAAPALRFLLRPLLPWRRRGCKRFAGGGHAVAFTWDMSRARLAGRRPEPVARYSLHVCVDGELVLAAGDLALLAPSAGFLLTRRENAVAAGGGEAYATTVAVAGGRHEVSIAVEDAVMWVAIDGEKALQVRRLRWKFRGSERLDLPRGRVRVSWDLHGWLFAADAVAVFVLRFETADVADTSKIDMERDAGMLALRQSSFNRKHHHHGGGGGAAAESWCSSDSDRRGWRRGPFRSGSDSSPAVSVASTSAASSAGSMATVADWATAEEAAMNDGGGFSLVVHLWKTKKRR
- the LOC9269065 gene encoding deSI-like protein At4g17486, with the translated sequence MAPFSSSSSPSPALAPASSSSTASTPRAPRQQLPRGASSSSSSSPVYLNVYDVTPANGYARWLGLGVYHSGVQVHGVEYAYGAHDGAGSGIFEVAPRRCPGYAFREAILVGTTELTRAEVRAVMADLAADFPGDAYNLVSRNCNHFCDAACRRLVRARIPRWVNRLAKIGVVFTCVIPGNGAAVRRKGDPPATATAPGGKASIRSRSARQGADAAAPPRPKTFFRSLSVGGGGGGGGGKNVTPRPLSTSPSPTPPAPPAFTTAT